Proteins encoded together in one Mastacembelus armatus chromosome 15, fMasArm1.2, whole genome shotgun sequence window:
- the ggps1 gene encoding geranylgeranyl pyrophosphate synthase encodes MSSNSGAASERILLEPYKYLLQLPGKQVRTKLSQAFNHWLNVPEDKLQVIIEVTEMLHNASLLIDDIEDSSKLRRGFPVAHSIYGIPSVINSANYVYFLGLEKVLTLEHPEAVKVFTRQLLELHRGQGLDIHWRDTYTCPTELEYRNMVLQKTGGLFGLAVGLMQLFSDWKQELKPLLDTLGLFFQIRDDYANLSSREYSENKSFCEDLTEGKFSFPLIHAIWSRPESTQVQNILRQRTENMDIKRYCVDYLEKVGSFAYTRQTLRDLEAEAYRLIREFGGNPQLESLVKHLSQMHHEVEAKAESSVEPHSSQNH; translated from the exons ATGTCAAGTAACTCCGGAGCGGCCTCTGAGCGAATTCTGCTGGAGCCTTACAAGTACTTGTTGCAACTGCCAG GAAAGCAGGTGAGGACAAAACTTTCCCAAGCATTTAACCACTGGCTCAATGTTCCAGAGGACAAACTACAG GTGATCATTGAAGTGACCGAGATGCTGCACAATGCCAGTTTGCTCATAGATGACATTGAGGACAGCTCAAAGCTGAGGCGAGGTTTCCCTGTGGCCCACAGCATCTATGGCATTCCCTCAGTTATCAACTCAGCCAACTATGTCTACTTTTTGGGGTTGGAGAAGGTGCTGACCCTAGAACACCCTGAGGCCGTCAAAGTGTTTACCCgacagctgctggagctgcacCGGGGTCAGGGCCTGGACATCCACTGGAGGGACACCTACACCTGTCCCACTGAGCTGGAGTACCGCAACATGGTGCTGCAGAAAACTGGAGGGCTCTTCGGCCTGGCTGTGGGTCTGATGCAGCTCTTCTCTGATTGGAAACAGGAACTGAAACCACTCCTGGACACACTGGGCCTGTTCTTTCAGATCCGTGACGACTATGCCAACCTGAGCTCACGTGAGTACAGTGAGAACAAGAGCTTCTGTGAGGACCTCACGGAGGGCAAGTTCTCTTTCCCCCTCATTCATGCCATATGGTCACGTCCAGAGAGCACTCAGGTGCAGAACATCCTGAGGCAGCGCACTGAGAACATGGACATAAAGCGATACTGTGTGGACTACCTGGAGAAGGTAGGCTCATTTGCCTACACCCGTCAGACTCTGCGGGACCTGGAGGCAGAGGCTTACCGGCTCATCAGGGAATTTGGGGGAAACCCTCAACTGGAGAGCCTGGTCAAACACCTCAGCCAAATGCATCACGAAGTTGAAGCCAAAGCAGAGTCCAGTGTTGAGCCACACTCCAGCCAAAACCACTGA
- the b3galnt2 gene encoding UDP-GalNAc:beta-1,3-N-acetylgalactosaminyltransferase 2, translating into MRRLALILLPCAVAVLVHLWLAQRPSSAPLDNNTYSDEALPFYEVLVGVLSARHHYELRQAIRETWLGYLRDHPHFQHRVGVKFIVGKRGCPIPEEDREDPYSCSLLNFTEPVTGQDAEIEIVTASDPSVLVPSEVLAIALDFKVLHPVVITRLGVFPSGTQPQLQSNVTVKLFQLDQEEAVVTARFSAISTGTMVNGVWYKPVEQFILPKGFEGTLVWESLDSAGLTTVNYSSVQLNDGGGVLKISSIAEGILPHRSALGFPGLAGGFTFTIYDGDGLSGLLRGRPARMEHHASRLRQEDAGLAQESLRHGDMVFVDVVDTYRNVPSKLLQFYKWSVGNADFNLLLKTDDDCYIDVDSVLMKIDHKGLKRTNFWWGNFRQSWAVDRIGKWQELEYASPAYPAFACGSGYVVSRDLVQWLARNAEKLKAYQGEDVSMGIWMAAVGPQKYQDPGWLCEKECYLDMLSSPQHTAEELHVLWDRKRACGDPCGCPWGH; encoded by the exons ATGCGGAGGCTAGCGCTCATTCTGCTGCCCTGTGCTGTCGCCGTCCTGGTGCACTTGTGGTTGGCACAACGACCCTCCTCTGCCCCGCTGGACAACAACACATACTCGG ATGAGGCATTACCTTTCTATGAAGTTTTGGTGGGAGTGCTGTCAGCGAGACACCATTATGAACTGCGACAAGCGATAAGGGAGACCTGGCTGGGCTACCTCCGAGATCACCCCCACTTCCAGCACAG AGTGGGGGTGAAGTTCATCGTGGGCAAACGTGGGTGTCCCATTccagaggaggacagagaggatCCGTACTCCTGCTCCCTACTGAACTTCACTGAGCCGG TGACAGGGCAGGATGCAGAGATAGAGATCGTGACGGCGTCTGACCCCTCGGTGCTCGTCCCCTCCGAGGTCTTAGCCATCGCCCTTGATTTCAAAGTCCTCCACCCAGTGGTGATCACCAGGCTAGGGGTCTTTCCGAGCGGGACCCAGCCACAGCTTCAGAGCAATGTTACGGTGAAGCTTTTCCAGCTGGACCAGGAG GAGGCTGTGGTTACAGCCCGCTTCAGTGCCATCAGCACAGGGACCATGGTAAATGGGGTGTGGTACAAACCAGTGGAGCAGTTCATCCTGCCTAAG GGTTTTGAGGGGACCCTGGTCTGGGagagtctggactctgcaggaCTCACCACAGTCAACTACTCCTCTGTGCAGCTCAATGATGGAGGAGGTGTCCTCAAGATCTCCTCT ATTGCAGAGGGCATATTGCCTCATAGAAGTGCTCTTGGGTTTCCTGGTTTAGCTGGAGGGTTCACATTTACTATCTACG ATGGAGATGGTCTGTCCGGACTCCTGCGGGGCCGCCCAGCCAGGATGGAGCATCATGCCTCCAGGCTGAGGCAGGAGGACGCCGGCTTGGCGCAGGAAAGCCTGAGGCACGGCGACATGGTGTTCGTAGATGTGGTAGACACCTACAGGAACGTGCCTTCCAAACTGCTTCAGTTCTATAAATG GTCTGTGGGAAACGCTGACTTTAATCTGCTGCTGAAGACGGATGATGATTGTTACATCGACGTGGACTCAGTATTAATGAAGATTGACCACAAGGGTCTCAAGCGTACCAATTTCTGGTGGGGGAA TTTCAGGCAGAGCTGGGCTGTGGATCGCATTGGGAAGTGGCAGGAGCTGGAGTACGCTAGTCCAGCATACCCGGCGTTTGCCTGCGGCTCAGGCTATGTGGTCTCTCGTGACCTGGTCCAGTGGCTTGCCAGGAATGCAGAGAAACTGAAGGCCTATCAG GGAGAAGATGTGAGCATGGGGATATGGATGGCAGCAGTTGGACCACAGAAATATCAG GACCCCGGCTGGCTGTGTGAGAAAGAGTGCTACCTGGACATGCTGTCGTCCCCTCAGCACACAGCCGAGGAGCTGCACGTCCTCTGGGACAGAAAGAGGGCATGCGGAGACCCCTGCGGTTGTCCCTGGGGCCACTAA